A single region of the Candidatus Manganitrophaceae bacterium genome encodes:
- a CDS encoding chemotaxis protein CheA — protein MVKKRNDPALTDFVPEAEELIDLLHQNIQIIENLPDRAQVKPDIINAIFRAAHTLKGMSGMIGLTDVSQLSHHLEDMLDRLRMGKLSFSAEVFSVLVDGVDLLQRMIESATQGKEGPEGSSLDERIQAVLNGKPQESGAKPLEGVDLDPAVLNVLTEYESHRLLENIKGDTVLYEVQAKFKLETFDTDLSALSAKIQSLGEIITTLPNISSSNEGGMEFNLIVGVPTGSPPLAPDIVSERVSVREIRKKNATEIAPIQRTENASAAPSSAENPTALSAPQESASLRSLTQTVRVDIQKLDVLLNMVGELILSKAVVSQISKDLIEQTGFSGPSLELLKASKMLDKRIGEFQERLVEIRMIPIGQIFDRLIRTVRRLSRDLNKEVNLLISGEETKMDKSMVEELADPLLHLIRNALDHGIENREERAKANKPDVGTMHLRAIQKGNHIVIEIEDDGRGIDTNRIYHKALERGLIDPAKEYSERDLINLLFLPGFSTRETVTEVSGRGVGLDVVAKNISKLSGLVDVETVLGRGSRFIITLPITLVIIKALIVRVGMETFAIPLNAVSESLLILQKEIKTIERKEVIRLRDHTLSLIRLKDLFNLRGGGSSNERLYVIVVGLAEKRIGLVVDAIEGQQEIVIKALGDLLKDVPGISGATELGSRKTILVLDVASLIEEALQRKDKRKTELTAG, from the coding sequence ATGGTCAAGAAGAGAAATGATCCGGCATTGACCGATTTCGTTCCTGAGGCGGAAGAGCTGATAGACCTCCTCCATCAAAATATTCAAATCATTGAAAACCTTCCCGACCGAGCCCAGGTTAAACCGGATATCATTAATGCGATCTTTCGGGCTGCGCATACCCTCAAGGGAATGTCGGGAATGATCGGGCTGACCGATGTTTCTCAGTTAAGCCATCACCTTGAAGACATGCTCGACCGGCTTCGCATGGGAAAGCTCAGCTTCTCCGCTGAAGTATTTTCCGTCCTGGTTGATGGAGTCGATCTGCTGCAGCGGATGATCGAGTCCGCCACACAGGGAAAGGAAGGGCCGGAAGGCTCTTCTCTGGACGAGCGGATACAGGCGGTCCTGAACGGAAAACCTCAAGAGAGCGGAGCCAAACCGCTGGAAGGGGTCGACCTCGATCCCGCCGTATTGAACGTCCTCACGGAATATGAAAGCCATCGCCTTTTAGAGAATATCAAAGGGGATACCGTCCTGTATGAAGTGCAGGCAAAATTTAAGCTCGAGACATTTGATACCGACCTCTCGGCCCTGAGCGCAAAGATTCAAAGCCTCGGGGAGATTATCACCACGCTCCCTAATATTAGTTCCTCCAACGAAGGGGGAATGGAGTTTAACCTGATTGTCGGTGTTCCGACAGGAAGTCCTCCCTTGGCTCCCGATATCGTCTCGGAGCGGGTATCTGTTCGTGAGATCCGAAAAAAAAATGCTACAGAGATTGCTCCGATACAGCGCACAGAGAACGCTTCTGCCGCTCCATCCTCGGCGGAAAACCCGACCGCTTTGAGCGCGCCGCAAGAATCGGCATCGCTCCGAAGCCTCACGCAAACGGTCAGGGTCGATATTCAAAAGCTCGATGTGCTTTTGAATATGGTTGGAGAGCTCATCCTTAGTAAAGCGGTGGTGAGCCAAATCAGCAAAGATCTCATTGAGCAGACCGGTTTTTCAGGACCGTCTCTAGAGTTGTTAAAAGCCTCGAAAATGCTGGATAAGCGGATCGGCGAATTTCAGGAGCGACTGGTGGAAATTCGGATGATCCCGATCGGACAGATTTTTGATCGTCTGATCCGGACGGTGCGTCGGCTGTCGCGAGATTTGAACAAAGAGGTGAACCTGCTGATTTCGGGTGAAGAAACCAAAATGGATAAGTCGATGGTCGAAGAATTGGCAGATCCCCTTCTTCACCTTATTCGAAACGCCCTGGATCATGGTATCGAAAACCGGGAAGAAAGAGCAAAAGCCAACAAGCCGGACGTCGGGACGATGCATCTCCGTGCAATACAAAAGGGGAATCACATCGTGATCGAAATTGAGGATGACGGCCGGGGCATCGATACCAACCGGATATATCATAAGGCACTGGAGAGAGGGCTCATCGATCCGGCGAAGGAATATAGCGAACGGGATTTGATTAATCTGCTTTTTCTCCCCGGGTTTTCGACCCGTGAGACGGTCACCGAAGTTTCAGGAAGAGGGGTCGGTCTCGACGTGGTTGCAAAGAACATCTCTAAGCTTTCAGGCTTGGTCGATGTCGAGACCGTCCTGGGAAGGGGGTCTCGCTTCATTATCACATTGCCGATTACGCTGGTAATTATTAAAGCGCTGATTGTTCGAGTCGGCATGGAGACGTTTGCCATTCCTCTGAACGCCGTATCGGAAAGTCTCTTAATATTACAAAAAGAAATAAAGACGATAGAGCGAAAAGAGGTCATCCGCCTGAGGGACCATACCCTTTCTCTGATTCGTTTAAAAGATCTCTTTAATTTGAGGGGAGGAGGGTCTTCCAACGAGCGCCTTTATGTGATTGTGGTTGGGTTGGCTGAGAAGCGAATTGGATTGGTGGTCGATGCAATCGAAGGCCAACAGGAAATTGTAATTAAGGCATTGGGTGATCTTTTGAAAGATGTTCCTGGGATCTCCGGGGCAACTGAATTGGGAAGTCGTAAAACGATCTTGGTGCTCGATGTGGCCTCTTTAATCGAAGAGGCGCTTCAACGAAAAGACAAACGGAAAACCGAACTTACGGCGGGATAG